The proteins below are encoded in one region of Polypterus senegalus isolate Bchr_013 chromosome 2, ASM1683550v1, whole genome shotgun sequence:
- the LOC120524676 gene encoding general transcription factor II-I repeat domain-containing protein 2-like, whose protein sequence is MLNVLNVQLQGKDQIITQLFDHVRAFKQKLLLLKTHLSAGNLAHFPCLGEVGMVKEKVHEYDAVLTNLIQEFDSRFKDFRHNTADFELFAQPFTISVDAVRDDLQMELIDL, encoded by the exons ATGCTCAATGTTTTGAATGTTCAGCTCCAGGGAAAGGACCAGATTATCACCCAGCTTTTTGATCACGTCAGAGCCTTCAAACAAAAACTACTGCTGCTCAAAACACATCTCTCAGCAG GAAATTTAGCCCATTTTCCCTGTCTTGGAGAGGTAGGCATGGTGAAAGAGAAGGTCCATGAATATGATGCTGTTCTCACCAACCTTATCCAGGAGTTTGACAGTCGCTTTAAGGACTTCAGACACAACACTGCTGACTTTGAGTTGTTTGCTCAACCCTTCACCATCAGTGTGGATGCAGTCAGAGACGATCTTCAGATGGAACTAATTGATCTTTAG